In Nitratireductor basaltis, the following are encoded in one genomic region:
- a CDS encoding sulfite exporter TauE/SafE family protein, with the protein MGIYLPIAEMSVNMVVLLAMGGAVGFLSGMFGVGGGFLITPLLIFYNVPPAIAVATGANQVIASSFSGALVHFKRGTLDFKLGGVLLAGGVVGSSIGIYVFAYLRSLGQLDLIVSLLYVAFLGSVGSLMMIESVRAIRRTRGGQVASLRKPGQHNWVHKLPLKMRFRASKLFVSIIPVLALGAIIGFLASIMGVGGGFIMVPALIYLLKVPTNVVIGTSLFQIIFVAAFTTVVHAQANQTVDVVLAFLLMVGGVAGAQYGARVGQKLRGEQLRALLALLVLTVALRLAFDLFVRPASLYTLGGGGV; encoded by the coding sequence GTGGGTATCTACCTCCCTATCGCGGAAATGTCCGTCAACATGGTGGTTCTGCTCGCCATGGGGGGTGCGGTCGGCTTTCTCTCGGGCATGTTCGGCGTTGGCGGCGGATTTCTCATCACCCCGCTTCTGATCTTCTACAATGTGCCGCCTGCGATCGCGGTGGCGACCGGTGCCAATCAGGTCATCGCTTCGTCGTTCTCCGGCGCGCTGGTCCATTTCAAGCGCGGCACGCTGGACTTCAAGCTTGGCGGCGTGCTGCTGGCGGGCGGCGTCGTCGGCTCTTCCATCGGCATCTATGTATTCGCCTATCTGAGAAGCCTCGGGCAGCTCGACCTCATTGTCTCGCTGCTCTACGTCGCTTTTCTTGGCTCCGTAGGATCGCTGATGATGATCGAGAGCGTGCGGGCGATACGGCGCACGCGCGGCGGCCAGGTCGCTTCGCTGCGCAAGCCCGGCCAGCACAACTGGGTGCACAAGCTGCCGCTCAAGATGCGCTTTCGCGCTTCAAAGCTCTTCGTGAGCATCATTCCGGTTCTGGCGCTGGGCGCGATCATCGGTTTCCTCGCCTCGATCATGGGCGTGGGCGGCGGCTTCATTATGGTGCCGGCGCTGATCTATCTGCTCAAGGTTCCAACCAATGTCGTGATCGGCACCTCGCTGTTCCAGATCATCTTCGTTGCGGCCTTCACGACCGTGGTTCACGCGCAAGCAAACCAGACGGTCGATGTCGTTCTAGCCTTCCTCCTGATGGTGGGCGGTGTTGCAGGAGCGCAATATGGCGCGCGTGTGGGCCAGAAACTGCGCGGCGAACAGCTTCGCGCGCTTCTGGCGCTTCTGGTGCTGACCGTCGCGCTGCGTCTGGCCTTTGACCTGTTCGTGCGTCCGGCAAGCCTTTACACGCTCGGCGGCGGGGGGGTTTGA
- a CDS encoding TIGR02186 family protein — protein MPAPIAMAAAFIGLTAFAAAAQPRDPESIQIGLSTDSVAITSNFAGANLTIFGAVDNADPLIARQGRYDVIVVLEGPARPVVVRKKSRVLGMWINTQSVVFKDVPASYSVAMTRQPQDITTPAAYSRLALRADNIHLQPLDPDGNQNTIEAFTEALRDRKNAVGLYVEQPGGVRFLSQNLFRATLKLAPNVPVGTHRARAFLFRNGDFIRETSAALTIKKAGLEQRIFEFAHQNGLAYGLAAVLLAIVTGWLGRVIFRKD, from the coding sequence ATGCCGGCTCCTATCGCAATGGCTGCAGCGTTCATCGGACTGACCGCCTTTGCGGCTGCAGCGCAACCGCGCGATCCCGAAAGCATCCAGATCGGCCTCTCCACCGACAGCGTGGCGATCACCTCGAATTTCGCAGGTGCCAATCTCACCATCTTCGGAGCGGTGGACAATGCCGACCCGCTGATCGCGCGGCAGGGCCGCTATGATGTCATAGTCGTGCTTGAAGGGCCGGCCCGGCCCGTGGTGGTTCGCAAGAAATCGCGCGTTCTGGGCATGTGGATCAACACGCAATCGGTCGTCTTCAAGGATGTGCCTGCGTCCTATTCGGTGGCGATGACGCGCCAGCCGCAGGATATCACCACCCCTGCCGCCTATTCCCGCCTCGCGCTGAGGGCGGACAACATCCACCTGCAGCCGCTTGATCCCGACGGCAACCAGAACACGATCGAGGCTTTCACCGAGGCCTTGCGCGACCGCAAGAACGCGGTGGGTCTATATGTGGAGCAGCCGGGTGGTGTGCGCTTCCTGTCCCAGAACCTTTTCCGCGCGACACTGAAGCTTGCACCGAACGTGCCCGTCGGCACGCATCGCGCTCGTGCGTTCCTCTTTCGCAACGGGGACTTCATCCGCGAGACTTCAGCTGCACTCACCATCAAGAAGGCCGGCCTTGAGCAGCGCATCTTCGAGTTCGCGCATCAAAACGGCCTTGCCTACGGCCTTGCCGCAGTACTTCTGGCAATCGTCACCGGCTGGCTTGGCCGGGTGATCTTCCGCAAGGATTGA
- the pdeM gene encoding ligase-associated DNA damage response endonuclease PdeM — protein MNPIARPPATEITLNGETVLCDASGALYLPDDRVLVISDLHLEKGAAYARRGRFLPPYDTAATLDRLDGVLARYQPRLVISLGDSFHDRLGSGHLPQIFRDRLNAQIRGRDWCWISGNHDPEPPEELGGFCSEALALGALVFRHEPTSGKASGEVAGHLHPGARIVRRGRSVRRACFASDGERLIMPAFGSLTGNLNVLDRAFAGIFTVERLIAYVLGAQIYPINASSLKPS, from the coding sequence ATGAATCCGATAGCCCGCCCTCCCGCGACCGAAATCACTCTCAATGGCGAGACCGTTCTTTGTGACGCAAGTGGTGCACTCTACTTGCCGGACGACCGCGTGTTGGTGATCTCCGATCTCCATCTGGAAAAGGGTGCTGCCTATGCCAGGCGCGGCCGTTTCCTGCCGCCCTACGATACGGCCGCGACGCTTGATCGGCTGGATGGCGTGCTCGCGCGCTATCAGCCTCGGCTCGTCATCAGCCTTGGCGACAGCTTTCATGACAGGCTCGGCTCGGGCCATCTGCCGCAGATATTCCGTGATCGCCTCAACGCGCAGATCAGGGGACGCGATTGGTGCTGGATCTCCGGCAACCACGACCCCGAACCGCCTGAAGAACTGGGTGGATTCTGTTCCGAGGCGCTGGCGCTTGGCGCGCTTGTTTTCCGTCACGAGCCCACAAGCGGCAAGGCCTCTGGTGAAGTGGCCGGCCATCTGCATCCCGGCGCGCGCATCGTGCGGCGGGGGCGCTCGGTCCGACGCGCATGTTTTGCCAGTGATGGCGAGCGCCTGATCATGCCTGCATTCGGAAGCCTGACCGGAAACCTGAACGTTCTGGATCGCGCATTTGCCGGAATCTTCACCGTCGAGCGGCTCATTGCTTATGTGCTTGGCGCTCAGATCTATCCGATCAACGCTTCTTCCCTGAAGCCTTCCTGA
- a CDS encoding ligase-associated DNA damage response DEXH box helicase: MTKPIAPTDIPENLLPEQFGRWFAARGWKPRPHQLALLDATRQGKSALLIAPTGAGKTLAGFLPALTDLATRTPTKPGEAARGIHTLYISPLKALAVDIHRNLTKPVEEMGLPVTIETRTGDTPSSKRQRQKIKPPDILLTTPEQLALLIASPDADRFFKDLRFVLLDELHSLVTSKRGHMLALGLARLRSLAPDFQSLGLSATVAEPDELRRWLVPQNPPGAMAELVTVAGGAKPHITILETEERVPWAGHSARYAIPAIYEEIRKHKTTLLFVNTRSQAEYLFRELWHINEDTLPIALHHGSLDVAQRRRVEKAMEDNALRAIVATSTLDLGIDWGDVDLVIHVGAPKGASRLAQRIGRSNHRMDEPSRAILVPANRFEVMECRAALEANYLGAQDTPPLVDGSLDVLAQHVWGRAAAGPFHEDEFYREVISAAPYAQLDADTFSRVIEFVANGGYALQTYERYARIRKMKDGRWRISHPRFAQQYRLNVGTIIEAPMLNVRLTRRGAKAGSPRGGMVLGKVEEYFLETLAPGDTFMFSGRVLRFEGIRENECYVTNASGQDAMVPSYAGGKFPLSTYLASQVRAMLADHDRWNALPEQVAEWLRIQELRSVLPKKSDLLIETFPRGRKHYLVAYPFEGRLAHQTLGMLLTRRLERAGARPLGFVASDYALAIWSINDMSAMISNGLLSLDALFDEDMLGDDLEAWLADSWLLKRTFRNCAVISGLVEKRHPGKEKSRRQVTVSADLIYDVLRAHEPDHILLQATWRDAATGLLDIARLGEMLSRTRGRIMHKSLSRVSPLAVPILLDIGKEAVPGESDDALLREAADDLIEEAMHE; this comes from the coding sequence GTGACCAAGCCCATAGCGCCGACCGATATTCCTGAGAACCTGCTGCCGGAACAATTCGGGCGGTGGTTTGCCGCACGCGGCTGGAAGCCCAGACCACACCAGCTGGCGCTTCTGGATGCAACGCGGCAGGGCAAGTCTGCACTCCTGATCGCACCAACCGGCGCAGGCAAGACGCTGGCCGGGTTTCTGCCCGCGTTGACCGATCTTGCCACACGCACTCCGACGAAACCGGGTGAGGCTGCCCGCGGTATCCACACGCTCTACATCTCGCCGCTCAAGGCGCTCGCTGTCGACATTCATCGCAACCTTACCAAGCCGGTGGAGGAGATGGGCCTGCCGGTCACGATCGAAACGCGCACGGGCGACACGCCGTCTTCGAAACGCCAGCGCCAGAAGATCAAGCCGCCGGATATCCTGCTGACGACGCCTGAGCAGCTTGCACTTCTGATTGCCTCGCCCGATGCGGATCGCTTCTTCAAGGATCTGCGCTTTGTCCTTCTGGACGAACTTCACTCGCTGGTGACTTCCAAGCGGGGCCATATGCTGGCGCTTGGGCTGGCTCGCCTGCGCTCGCTCGCGCCCGATTTCCAGAGCCTCGGCCTCTCGGCCACAGTGGCAGAACCCGACGAACTGCGCCGCTGGCTGGTGCCTCAGAACCCGCCTGGAGCCATGGCGGAACTGGTCACGGTTGCCGGTGGTGCCAAGCCGCACATCACGATCCTCGAGACGGAAGAGCGTGTGCCTTGGGCTGGTCACTCCGCACGCTACGCCATTCCTGCGATCTATGAGGAGATCCGCAAGCACAAGACGACGCTGCTCTTCGTCAATACGCGCAGTCAGGCGGAATATCTTTTCCGCGAGCTGTGGCACATCAACGAGGATACGCTGCCCATCGCGCTGCACCATGGCTCGCTTGACGTCGCTCAGCGCAGGCGTGTGGAGAAGGCGATGGAGGACAATGCGCTGCGCGCCATCGTTGCCACTTCCACGCTTGATCTGGGCATCGACTGGGGGGACGTCGATCTCGTCATCCATGTTGGCGCGCCGAAGGGTGCAAGCCGCCTCGCGCAGCGCATCGGGCGTTCCAACCACCGCATGGACGAGCCGAGCCGCGCGATCCTTGTGCCCGCAAACCGCTTCGAGGTGATGGAATGCCGTGCCGCCCTTGAAGCGAATTATCTCGGTGCGCAAGATACGCCACCACTGGTGGACGGCTCGCTGGACGTGCTCGCTCAACATGTCTGGGGCAGGGCGGCGGCAGGGCCGTTTCACGAGGATGAGTTCTACCGGGAAGTGATCTCTGCAGCACCTTATGCGCAGCTCGACGCCGACACGTTTTCGCGCGTGATCGAGTTCGTCGCCAATGGCGGCTATGCGCTGCAGACCTATGAGCGCTATGCCCGGATCCGAAAGATGAAGGATGGCCGCTGGCGCATCAGCCATCCCCGTTTCGCCCAGCAATACCGCCTGAATGTCGGAACCATCATCGAGGCGCCCATGCTCAATGTTCGCCTGACGCGCCGGGGCGCGAAGGCAGGAAGCCCGCGCGGCGGCATGGTGCTGGGCAAGGTGGAGGAATATTTCCTCGAAACGCTGGCACCCGGCGACACTTTCATGTTCTCCGGTCGGGTCCTGCGCTTTGAAGGCATTCGCGAAAACGAGTGCTACGTCACCAACGCCTCCGGGCAGGATGCAATGGTGCCGTCCTATGCGGGCGGCAAGTTCCCGCTCTCCACCTATCTGGCATCACAAGTGCGCGCCATGCTGGCCGATCACGACCGCTGGAACGCGCTGCCCGAACAGGTGGCCGAATGGCTCAGGATCCAGGAACTGCGTTCGGTACTGCCGAAAAAAAGCGATCTTCTGATTGAGACATTTCCGCGCGGGCGAAAACACTATCTGGTTGCATATCCTTTCGAGGGGCGTCTGGCGCATCAGACGCTGGGAATGCTGCTCACCCGTCGGCTGGAGCGCGCGGGCGCAAGGCCGCTTGGTTTCGTGGCCAGCGACTATGCTCTCGCAATCTGGTCGATAAACGACATGAGCGCGATGATTTCTAACGGATTGCTTTCGCTTGATGCACTTTTTGATGAAGACATGCTGGGCGACGATCTGGAGGCATGGCTGGCTGACAGTTGGCTTTTGAAGCGCACTTTTCGCAACTGTGCGGTGATTTCCGGCCTGGTGGAGAAACGTCATCCGGGAAAAGAGAAAAGCAGACGGCAGGTGACCGTGTCTGCCGATCTTATTTATGACGTTTTGCGCGCGCATGAGCCGGATCACATCCTGCTTCAGGCAACATGGCGGGATGCGGCCACGGGTCTGCTCGACATAGCGCGCCTCGGCGAAATGCTGTCGCGCACCCGTGGCCGAATCATGCACAAATCATTGTCACGCGTCTCCCCGCTGGCCGTGCCGATCCTTCTGGATATCGGCAAGGAAGCCGTGCCGGGTGAGAGCGACGATGCGCTCCTGCGCGAAGCTGCTGATGATCTGATCGAGGAGGCGATGCACGAATGA